From a single Oxalobacter vibrioformis genomic region:
- the gap gene encoding type I glyceraldehyde-3-phosphate dehydrogenase, which translates to MAIRVAINGYGRIGRNVLRAHYEDGKSRDMEIVAVNDLGDMEISAHLTRYDTVHGKFNGKVEYENDYLIVNGDRIRAISNRNPGEMPWKELGVDVVLECTGRFTTKEAASAHLQAGAKKVLISAPGGKDVDATVVYGVNQGVLKASDTIVSNASCTTNCLAPVAKPLHEKLGIMNGLMTTIHAYTNDQVLTDVYHSDPRRARAAAMNIIPTRTGAAVAVGLVLPELAGKLDGYAMRVPTINVSAVDLTFIASRPTTVEEVNAILKEASEGEMKGVLAYNTEPLVSVDFNHTTVSSTFDATQTRVSGGTLVKILAWYDNEWGFSCRMMDTAMAMMSAK; encoded by the coding sequence ATGGCTATTCGGGTTGCGATTAACGGCTATGGCCGTATTGGCCGGAATGTTCTTCGTGCGCATTACGAAGACGGAAAATCACGCGATATGGAAATTGTCGCCGTCAATGACCTGGGCGATATGGAAATCAGCGCCCACCTGACCCGTTATGACACGGTGCATGGCAAATTTAACGGAAAGGTGGAGTACGAAAACGATTACCTGATCGTCAATGGTGACAGAATCCGCGCCATATCCAACCGCAATCCGGGCGAGATGCCGTGGAAAGAACTGGGTGTGGATGTCGTACTGGAATGTACCGGGCGTTTTACGACCAAAGAAGCGGCATCAGCCCATTTGCAGGCAGGGGCAAAAAAGGTATTGATTTCTGCTCCGGGCGGCAAGGATGTGGATGCAACGGTTGTTTATGGTGTCAACCAGGGCGTTCTGAAAGCGTCTGATACGATCGTATCGAATGCTTCCTGTACGACAAACTGCCTGGCGCCGGTCGCCAAGCCGCTACATGAAAAGCTTGGCATTATGAATGGTCTGATGACAACGATTCATGCCTATACGAACGATCAGGTGCTGACGGACGTGTACCACAGCGATCCGCGCCGTGCCCGGGCCGCGGCCATGAATATTATCCCGACCCGTACCGGTGCGGCGGTAGCAGTTGGCCTGGTTTTGCCTGAACTGGCAGGCAAGCTTGATGGTTATGCAATGCGTGTGCCAACCATCAATGTATCAGCAGTTGATCTGACTTTCATTGCTTCCCGCCCGACGACGGTTGAAGAAGTCAATGCCATCCTGAAAGAGGCTTCGGAGGGCGAAATGAAGGGGGTTCTGGCTTACAATACCGAGCCGCTGGTATCCGTTGATTTCAACCATACCACGGTATCCAGCACCTTTGATGCGACCCAGACCCGTGTGAGCGGTGGCACCTTGGTCAAGATCCTGGCCTGGTATGACAATGAGTGGGGTTTCAGTTGCCGGATGATGGATACGGCCATGGCAATGATGAGTGCCAAATAA
- a CDS encoding NAD(P)H-dependent oxidoreductase, with translation MISQDAILSAFQFRHACKAFDPDKKISDADFNLILESGRLSPSSFGFEPWKFLVIQNATLREKLRTVSWGAQTQLPTASHYVAIMCYRDGMRFDSGHVTRMMKAVQHLPDEVAANKRERFRQFQEENRLLDTPRTLFDWAGKQAYIALGNMMTTAALMGIDSCAIEGANLDASESILSEAGLTENGQLGLSVMVAFGYRVNEPGAKTRQSMDEVVVWVK, from the coding sequence ATGATAAGCCAGGACGCAATTCTTTCTGCATTTCAGTTCCGTCATGCCTGCAAGGCATTTGATCCGGACAAAAAAATCAGTGATGCTGATTTCAACCTGATTCTGGAATCAGGCCGCCTTTCTCCCAGTTCTTTCGGGTTTGAGCCGTGGAAGTTTCTTGTGATCCAGAACGCAACCTTGCGTGAAAAGCTGCGTACGGTGAGCTGGGGAGCACAGACACAATTGCCGACTGCCAGTCATTATGTTGCGATCATGTGTTATCGCGATGGCATGCGTTTTGATTCCGGACATGTGACCCGTATGATGAAAGCTGTCCAGCATCTGCCGGATGAGGTCGCGGCAAACAAGCGCGAACGTTTCAGGCAGTTTCAGGAAGAAAATCGTTTGCTGGATACACCGCGCACCTTGTTTGACTGGGCCGGAAAGCAGGCATACATTGCGCTGGGCAACATGATGACAACGGCGGCGTTGATGGGAATTGATTCCTGCGCGATTGAGGGAGCCAATCTGGACGCGTCTGAATCAATCTTGAGTGAAGCCGGGCTGACGGAAAACGGGCAATTGGGGCTTTCGGTTATGGTCGCATTCGGTTATCGGGTCAATGAGCCCGGCGCCAAGACGCGTCAATCCATGGATGAGGTTGTGGTCTGGGTCAAATGA
- a CDS encoding GNAT family N-acetyltransferase — translation MIDRYPERGEMYALFDDDLKNICVVTEEESGVYEIKNIATWPQYQGKGYGKALIRHILERYASYAKAMLVGTGNITRILTFYKRCGFVYSHAIPRFFYRPLSGPELRRGCAAH, via the coding sequence ATGATAGACCGCTATCCTGAAAGGGGGGAGATGTACGCCCTCTTTGATGATGACCTGAAAAACATCTGTGTCGTCACGGAAGAAGAAAGTGGCGTGTATGAAATCAAAAATATTGCCACATGGCCCCAATACCAAGGGAAAGGTTATGGCAAAGCCCTAATCCGCCATATCCTGGAAAGATATGCCTCTTATGCGAAAGCTATGCTGGTGGGAACCGGCAACATAACCAGAATACTGACGTTTTACAAACGTTGCGGATTTGTCTATTCGCACGCCATTCCCCGCTTTTTTTACAGACCATTATCCGGACCCGAATTACGAAGAGGGTGTGCCGCTCATTGA